The Methylopila sp. M107 genome contains the following window.
AGGCTTTTTCGCGCGCGGCCTCGAGTCTGGCGCCTGCGCGCGCCGCCTCCTCGCGCGTCGCGGACAGGCTTTCGAGCGCGCCGCGCGCCGCGCGCTCCGCCTCGCGATGCGCGGTCTCGGCGCGCGCGAGGCCGTCCGACGCCGCGCGCGCGGCGGTCTCAGCGGCCGTGAGCGCCGTGCGCAGCCGCAGGCGTTCGGCCGCAAGCTCGTCGGGCCGTTCGGCGAGGCCCGACCGCTCGGCCTCCGCCTCGGCCTTGCGCTGGGCGAGATCGTCGAGCCTCGCCCCCGCGCCCTCGCGCCGCGTCGTCCAGGCGAGACGTTCGGCGTCGAGCTCCTGCAGGCGGGCCGCGCGCCGACGCGCTTCCGCGGCGCGCGCGTCGAGCGCAGCCCGCCGCCTGGCTGCGGCCTCGCGCGCCTCGGCGACCGCCGTCTTCAGCTCCGAGAGATCTTTTTCGGCCTCGGGCTCCGGGAGAGCCGCGAGGCGGACAGAAGCCTCGCCCGCCGCGCCGTTGGCCTCTTCGAGTTGCGCCGCGATGCGCTGGCGCGCCTCCGCGACCGCCGAGAGCCGCGCCGCGACCCGGGCGACCGCGCGCTCCGCCGCGACATGCGCCTCGCGGGCCGTCTCCAGCGCGGCGCGACGGGCGCGGGCGGCGTCGCGCGCGACGCGTTCGGCGGTCGCGGCCTGCGCGGTCCGCCCGCGCGCGGCCTCGACGGCCGAACGCAGCCGGTCGCGTTCGGCGCAGGCCTCGGCCGCGGCGCGCTCGACCGCGCCGAGCCGGTTCTTCTCGGCGAGCCTGCGGGCGGCCGGCGTCGGCGCGTCGGCCCCGAGCGTCAGCCCGTCCCAGCGCCACAGGTCGCCCTCGCGGCTGACGAGACGCTGCCCGGCCTGAAGCGACGCCCGAAGCAGCGGCCCGTCGGCGCGCGCCACGACGCCGATCTGCGACAGTCGGCGCGAAAGCTCCGGCGGCGCGGTGACGTGATCGGCGAGCCGCTCGACGCCCGCCGGCAAAGCGGGATCCGCGGAAGCCTCGGTCGCGGCCCAGTGGGCGGGCGCGCGGGCGTCGAGCGCGGCGTCGAGGTCGTCTCCGAGCGCGGCGCCGAGCGCGACCTCGAATCCCGGATCAACCAGCAGCAGGTCGACCGCCGGCGGAAATTTCCGGCCCGGATCGTCGGCCACGAGCTTTGCGAGCGCCCGGGCCTCCGCAAGCGCGCGTTCGGCGCGGGCGTTCGCCTCGCCGGCGGGGCCGCGCGCGCGGGATTCATCAATGCGCGCCGCGGCATGCGCGGACTCGGCGGCTTCGGCGGCGCGGTCGGCGTCGGCGAGGTTCGCCTTCTCGGCTTCGACCCGCGCGCCGAGCGCCGTTGCGTCTCCGCTTCGGGCGGCCTCGCTTTCGAGCGCTGCGGCCTCGGCCGTGAGCGAACCGGCCTCGCGCTCCAGGCGGGCGGCGCGTTCGGCGTGTTCCGCCTGCCGGCGCGCGAGGTCGCGGCGTTCGGTCGAGCGGATCGCTTGGGCGTGCGCCTCGGCGGCGAGCGCGGCCTCGGCTCCGGCCGCGGCGAGATCCGCCGCGGCGAGCGCTGCGCGGTCCGCGGCGTCGTCGGGGAGGGCGGTCTCGACGTTCAAGCCGGCGAGCGCGGCGTCGATGCGCGCGAGCGCCGCGATGGCGTCGTCGCCGAGCGCGCCCTCCCGGCGGACATCCGCTTCGATCTGGGCGATCCGGATTTCAAGTTCGGCGAGGCGCGCGCGGATCCGGGCCTCTTCGCTTTCGAGTTCGCCGGTCTTCAGCGCGAGGCGGCGCAGCGCGGCCTCAGCCTCGGCCGCCTCAAGGCGGGCCGGCTCCAGCGCGTGGGACGCGATCGCCTCCATGCGTGCCGCCTCGCCCTGCCGGCGGGTCGACTCCGCGACCGCCGAGAGCGCCCCCGTCTCGGCCGATTCGGCGGCCTGCAGTCCGGCGGCGTCGGCTTCGTGCCGGGCGAGCAGCGACAGCCCTTCGGCCGCGCCGATCTCTTCGCTCAGCACGCGGTAGCGTTCGGCGCTGCGGGCCTGTTTCTTCAGCGCCTCCGCGCGCTCCGAAAGCTGGCCGATGACGTCCTCGACGCGGGAGAGGTTCTGCTCCGCGCCCTCGAGCCTGCTTTCGGCCTCCCGCCTGCGCTGATGCAGGCCCGCAATGCCGGCGGCTTCCTCCAGGATGCGGCGGCGCTGGTCGGGGCGGGCGTTGATGATCTCGCCGACGCGGCCCTGTCCGACCATCGAGGGCGAGCGCGCGCCCGAAGAGGCGTCGGCGAACAGCAGCTGGACGTCGCGGGCGCGGACCTCTCGGCCGTTGACGCGGTAGCTCGAGCCTAGGCCGCGCGAGATCTTGCGGCTGACCTCGATCTCGGAGGCGTTTTCGTAAGGGGAAGGCGCGAGGCCGGACGCGTTGTCGAGGGTGAGCGAGACTTCGGCGTGGTTGCGGGCCGGGCGGCTGGTGGAGCCGGCGAAGATCACGTCGTCCATGCCAGAGGCGCGCAGGGACTTGAACGAGCTTTCGCCCATCACCCAGCGCATCGCCTCGACGAGGTTCGACTTGCCGCAGCCGTTCGGCCCGACGATGCCGGTCAGCCCCGGCTCGATCGGCGCGTCGACAGGATCGACGAAGGTCTTGAAGCCGGCGAGGCGCAGCCGCGTGAAGTTCATGGGCGGCCGCCCTGGGCTACGGCGTTCTCGCGCGCCGTCGACGCATTAAGTCCGTCATGCCCGGCGGAGCCGGGTATCCACGACTTCCTGAGGACGTAGGGCTCTAGGCCGAATTCGTGGATACCCGGCTCCGCCGGGCATGACGGCAATACCGAGCGGTTCGCGGACGCTTCGAAGCCGCGCGGCGTCTTGGCGCTCCGCTGCGTTGCGGCCGGGACAAGAGCCGCTGCGCCGTCAGCCCTTCTTCTCGACCAGCGGGTCCAGAATCTTCTTGAGATTCTCAAACGTCAAAGCCCCGCGCTGGATCTGCCCGTTGATGAAGAATGTCGGCGTGGAGTTCACCCCGAACTTTTCCGCCGCGCGCTGGCGGACGTCGTTCACTCCATCGAGCAGCTTCTGATTCTGCAAGCACTCCTCGAAGCTTTGCTGTGAGAAGCCGACCTGCTTCACAAGATTCTGCAGGCCCTCGACCGGCTTGTCCGAATAGGCCCACTGCTTCTGCTCCTTGAACAGGAGGTCGACGACGGGGAAATATTTGTCGTCGCCGGCGCAGCGGGCGATCATGAAGCCGGCGGCGGCCAGCGGATCGAGCGGGAATTCACGCAGGATGAAGCGCACCTTGCCGGTGTCGATGTAGTCCGACTTCAGCTTCGGGAAGGTGTCGGCCGCGAACTGCGCGCAGTGTCCGCAGGTCATGGACGCATATTCGATGATGGTGACGGGCGCGTCCGCCTTGCCCTCGGCCATCTCGCCGAGCGGGCCGGCGATCGCGAGTTCCTCCGCGCTCGGCGCCTGGGCGAGCGCCTCGGACACGAAGCCGAACTTCGCCGACAGCGACAGCGCCGCCAAGCCCGCGACGGTCAGGCCTGCGGTCTCGATGAAGCGGCGGCGCGTCAGGGAGGCGCGGGTCGGGCTCACTCGGGTCGGGTTCACGTGGCGGATCCTCGGGGTCGGGCGCTCGTGCGGCGCTCTCGGGCTTGGACGTTCGCTCGAACGCCCGTGCGCGCGGAACGTCGCGGTCTCGGCGTCTTTTCGCAAGAGGAATGTGGCTTTAGCAAGCCGGAGCCGCAGAGCGCGCGCTGCACTCGCGGCTAGACCGGCGAGGTCGATCGATCACCTGCGCGCCGATTTGGCGAGCGCCGCGCGCCCGAGCCGCGCGACCGCATCGGCCAGTCCCTCATCCTCGATGCCGCTTGTCGCCGCCGCGACCGCAGCGGTCTCGGCCGCGGTCGGCTCGCGAAGCGCCGGACGCCTGCTCGCCGCCTCCCGCGGCGGGATCGCGCCCTGCCGGATCTTCACCTGCCCGACGCAGGGCCAGCCGAGATGCGCGTTGACCCGCTCGATGATCTCCGGCGCGCGGTGCTGAATTTCCAGCGCGAAGGCGCCTTCGACGCGCAGCGTCAGCGTCGCGCGTTCAGGCGGGGCGTCGGGATTGGCGGAGGGCGCGCGCGGCGGGACGGACAGTTTCTGGGGCGACGTCATCGCGGCGATTTCGGGCCCCACGATCGCGGGCCAGCGCGAGACGATCTCGCCATTGGCGAACCCCTGCTTCGCCGCGACCGGCCCGATCGCTTGCGGCAGGAAATCGGACAGGCGTTTGGCGCGAGAGGGTTTGATCATGGCGCGCAACGATAAGCTCGGCTGTCTTGAACTCAAACCGCCATCTATGATGGACTCGTTCCAACAGCGAGAGGCGTCCCATGCAGGCGAGCGAAGCGGTCGAAATCGCGAAACGCGCTGTGACCGATCTTTTCGGAGCCGACGGGCTGTCCGGTCTTCGCCTGGAAGAAATCGATCGCGGAGATCATGGCGTCTGGAGCGTCACGATCGGGTTCGTGCGGCCGATGGCGCTCGCCGGCTCCGTCGGCCGCACGAAGGAATTGATTGACGCGTTCCGGGGCGACGAGCCGCTCGGGCCGAGGGTCTATCGAGTCGTCCGACTTCGTGACGACAATGGAGAGGTGCTCTCCGTCAAGATCCGGGAAGGACTTGATTGAAGGTTCTGTTGGACGCCAACCTTGCGACGCTGCTGGTCCTTGGCTCGGTGGATCGCCGGATGATCGGGACGCATAAGCGCATTCAACGGTTCACCAGACCCGACTTCGACGATCTGACGGGTGAACTGGTGAGAAGCGAGGCGATCGTCGCGCTGCCGAACACGCTGACCGAGATTTCCAACTTGATCGGTCAGGGCGTCGGCGATCGCCGAACGCTCGTTTTCGAGAGGTTTCGGAGACTGATTGAAGAGGTCGACGAACACTATGTGGCAAGCCTGTCAGCGGCGCGGCGAACCGAATTTCCGAGATTGGGGCTGACTGACTCTGCATTGCTCGTCGCTGGGGCCTTAGGGTTCAGCCTTCTCACAGACGATGACGACCTTTACGTCGCGGCGTTGAAGGCCGGCTGTCGGGCGCGAAACTTCCGGCATATCCAGGCGGAGCGTTAGTGCCGCCCGACCCCGCCGACCTGCTCGCCTGGTACGACCGCCATCGCCGCCGCCTGCCGTGGCGCGCGGAGCCGGGCGCGCGCGCCGATCCGTACCGCGTCTGGCTGTCAGAGATCATGCTGCAGCAGACGACCGTGAAGGCGGCGGGGCCTTACTTCTTGCGGTTCCTCGCGAGCTTTCCGGACGTCTCAAAACTCGCCGCCGCGCCGCTCGACGACGTGCTGAAGCTCTGGGCCGGTCTCGGCTATTATTCCCGCGCCCGCAACCTGCACGCCTGCGCGAAGACCGTGGTCGAGCGGCATGGCGGGCGGTTTCCGGCGGACGAAGCCGCGCTGCTCGCGCTGCCGGGCGTCGGGCCATACACGGCGGCGGCGATCGCCGCGATCGCGTTCGACATGCCTGCGACGGTGGTGGACGGCAATGTCGAGCGCGTCGTCTCGCGCCTATTCGCGGTCGAGGCGCCGCTGCCGGTCGCGAAGCCGGAACTGAAGCGGCTCGCGGCGACGATCGCGCCGAAATCCCGCCCGGGCGACTTCGCGCAGGCCACGATGGACCTCGGCGCCACGATCTGCACGCCGCGCAAGCCCGCCTGCGCGCTTTGTCCGTGGGACGACGCCTGTCTCGCGAGGGCAGGGGGCGCGCCCGAAAGCTATCCGCGCAAAGCGCCGAAGGGCGTGCGCCCGACCCGCTATGGCGTCGCCTTTGTGGCCGAGCGCGCCGATGGCGCGGTGCTGCTGCGCGACCGACCCGCAAAAGGCCTTCTGGGCGGCATGGCCGAGACGCCGACGGGGCGCTGGGCCGCAGACGTCGACATTGCGGCGCCGCTCGAGGCGCTTTCAGCCGAGGCGCCGTTCAAGGCCTCGTGGCGGCGCGTGCCGGGCGTCGCGACCCATGTCTTCACGCATTTCGCTTTGGAACTCGCCGTGCTCACCGCGACAGCGCCGTTGGCCACGAACGCGCCGGCGGGCGCGCGCTGGGTCCCCGCCGACAAGCTTGGCGGGGAGGCGCTGCCGACGGTGTTCCGCAAGGCGCTGGCGCACGCGCTCGGCGATCGTCTCGGCCCGCGCGCCTGAGGCCTGATCTCAGGCGGCCTCGCCGCGCAGCGCGTCCCGAAAGCTGTCGATCGACACGAGGCCCTTCGGCCCCGGCACGTTCCAGAACGTCCAGCCGTTGCACGCCTCGCGGCCCTGCACGATCGCGCCGATGCGGTGGATCGAGCCGACCACGGTCCCGCTTGCCAGCGTCCCGTCTGCGCGCACGATCGCCTCGTGCCGGCCGCGCTCGTCGACGAGTTTCTGTCCAGGCTTCACCAGACCGCGCTCGACCACCGTCGCGAAGGCCACGCGCGGGGCGTCGCGCTTGGCGGGCGCTGCGACGATCGCCTCATGCGGCTCGGCCACGACCGCGTCGATGCGCGCCTGGGCGGCCGCCGCGTAGTCCCGGTCCCGCTCGACGCCGACGAAGTGGCGGCCGAGGCGCTTCGCCACCGCGCCGGTGGTGCCGGAGCCGAAGAAAGGGTCGAGGATCACGTCGCCGGGCTTCGAGGCCGACAGCAGCACGCGGGCGAGCAGCGCTTCGGGTTTCTGGGTCGGATGCACCTTCTTGCCGTCGTCGCCCTTCAGACGCTCGCCGCCGGAGCAGATCGGGATCAGCCAGTCGGAGCGCGGCTGCAGGTCCTCGTTGCCGGCCTTCAGCGCCTCGTAATTGAACGTGTAGCCTTTGCTGTCCGCGCCGCGCGCGGCCCAGATCATGGTCTCGTGCGCATTGGTGAAGCGGCGGCCGCGGAAGTTCGGCATCGGGTTCGACTTGCGCCATACGACGTCGTTCAGGATCCAGTAGCCGAGGTCCTGCAGCGCAGAGCCCACGCGAAAGATGTTGTGGTAGCTGCCGATGACCCAGAGCGTGCCGGTCGGCTTCAGGACGCGCCGGACCTGCAGGAGCCAGGCGCGGGTGAAGGCGTCATAGGCCGAAAAGCTCTCGAACTGGTCCCATTCGTCGTCGACGGCGTCGACGAGGCTCTGGTCCGGGCGGCGCAGGTCGCCCTGGAGCTGGAGATTGTAAGGCGGGTCGGCGAAGACGAGGTCGACGGACGCCGCCGGCAGCTTTTCCAGCATGGCGATGCAGTCGCCGATCAGGATCGTGTCGAGCGGGAGCGCGGGAGCCGAAAGGTCCGA
Protein-coding sequences here:
- a CDS encoding site-specific DNA-methyltransferase — encoded protein: MAYRRNGAALRASVSDLSAPALPLDTILIGDCIAMLEKLPAASVDLVFADPPYNLQLQGDLRRPDQSLVDAVDDEWDQFESFSAYDAFTRAWLLQVRRVLKPTGTLWVIGSYHNIFRVGSALQDLGYWILNDVVWRKSNPMPNFRGRRFTNAHETMIWAARGADSKGYTFNYEALKAGNEDLQPRSDWLIPICSGGERLKGDDGKKVHPTQKPEALLARVLLSASKPGDVILDPFFGSGTTGAVAKRLGRHFVGVERDRDYAAAAQARIDAVVAEPHEAIVAAPAKRDAPRVAFATVVERGLVKPGQKLVDERGRHEAIVRADGTLASGTVVGSIHRIGAIVQGREACNGWTFWNVPGPKGLVSIDSFRDALRGEAA
- the mutY gene encoding A/G-specific adenine glycosylase, whose amino-acid sequence is MPPDPADLLAWYDRHRRRLPWRAEPGARADPYRVWLSEIMLQQTTVKAAGPYFLRFLASFPDVSKLAAAPLDDVLKLWAGLGYYSRARNLHACAKTVVERHGGRFPADEAALLALPGVGPYTAAAIAAIAFDMPATVVDGNVERVVSRLFAVEAPLPVAKPELKRLAATIAPKSRPGDFAQATMDLGATICTPRKPACALCPWDDACLARAGGAPESYPRKAPKGVRPTRYGVAFVAERADGAVLLRDRPAKGLLGGMAETPTGRWAADVDIAAPLEALSAEAPFKASWRRVPGVATHVFTHFALELAVLTATAPLATNAPAGARWVPADKLGGEALPTVFRKALAHALGDRLGPRA
- the smc gene encoding chromosome segregation protein SMC, with protein sequence MNFTRLRLAGFKTFVDPVDAPIEPGLTGIVGPNGCGKSNLVEAMRWVMGESSFKSLRASGMDDVIFAGSTSRPARNHAEVSLTLDNASGLAPSPYENASEIEVSRKISRGLGSSYRVNGREVRARDVQLLFADASSGARSPSMVGQGRVGEIINARPDQRRRILEEAAGIAGLHQRRREAESRLEGAEQNLSRVEDVIGQLSERAEALKKQARSAERYRVLSEEIGAAEGLSLLARHEADAAGLQAAESAETGALSAVAESTRRQGEAARMEAIASHALEPARLEAAEAEAALRRLALKTGELESEEARIRARLAELEIRIAQIEADVRREGALGDDAIAALARIDAALAGLNVETALPDDAADRAALAAADLAAAGAEAALAAEAHAQAIRSTERRDLARRQAEHAERAARLEREAGSLTAEAAALESEAARSGDATALGARVEAEKANLADADRAAEAAESAHAAARIDESRARGPAGEANARAERALAEARALAKLVADDPGRKFPPAVDLLLVDPGFEVALGAALGDDLDAALDARAPAHWAATEASADPALPAGVERLADHVTAPPELSRRLSQIGVVARADGPLLRASLQAGQRLVSREGDLWRWDGLTLGADAPTPAARRLAEKNRLGAVERAAAEACAERDRLRSAVEAARGRTAQAATAERVARDAARARRAALETAREAHVAAERAVARVAARLSAVAEARQRIAAQLEEANGAAGEASVRLAALPEPEAEKDLSELKTAVAEAREAAARRRAALDARAAEARRRAARLQELDAERLAWTTRREGAGARLDDLAQRKAEAEAERSGLAERPDELAAERLRLRTALTAAETAARAASDGLARAETAHREAERAARGALESLSATREEAARAGARLEAAREKASAAAARIMETRGVTPGELKATLAGVPHGTPEEVEARLARALSARERLGPVNLRAEQDLGEAQQAAAELAAEREDLTEAIARLRAAVRSLNSEGRGRLLSAFERVDANFRKLFEKLFEGGEARLELVESDDPLEAGLEVIARPPGKKPQTLSLLSGGEQALTALALVFAVFLTNPAPVCVLDEVDAPLDDANVERFCALLAEMASMTTTRFLTVTHNPITMAHMNRLIGVTMSERGVSQLVSVDLQTAERLAEAV
- a CDS encoding DsbA family protein, yielding MNPTRVSPTRASLTRRRFIETAGLTVAGLAALSLSAKFGFVSEALAQAPSAEELAIAGPLGEMAEGKADAPVTIIEYASMTCGHCAQFAADTFPKLKSDYIDTGKVRFILREFPLDPLAAAGFMIARCAGDDKYFPVVDLLFKEQKQWAYSDKPVEGLQNLVKQVGFSQQSFEECLQNQKLLDGVNDVRQRAAEKFGVNSTPTFFINGQIQRGALTFENLKKILDPLVEKKG
- a CDS encoding DciA family protein; this translates as MIKPSRAKRLSDFLPQAIGPVAAKQGFANGEIVSRWPAIVGPEIAAMTSPQKLSVPPRAPSANPDAPPERATLTLRVEGAFALEIQHRAPEIIERVNAHLGWPCVGQVKIRQGAIPPREAASRRPALREPTAAETAAVAAATSGIEDEGLADAVARLGRAALAKSARR